One window of Candidatus Aminicenantes bacterium genomic DNA carries:
- a CDS encoding DUF169 domain-containing protein has protein sequence MSDAPWSAALGNELRILTALPTKPVAVYLIPSQTEQPEKAGFRQLESHRWCQALMHARHGKSVRLEGRDCTCPAAAAAFGFKPLPEGLADGTGLVGFGIVRSAATGRNMFLGMPHLPSGAFQALEACPLSDAPSPPDVIVLEGPPESLMWVALADLDLEGGARRRTDTAVLQATCVDVVVIPYLERRLNFSLGCYGCREATDLRPGEAVLGFPGDRLPAIVAALRALQEKAIPRSRAKAVYQHHQEKENSHEGK, from the coding sequence GCCCTCGGAAATGAGCTTCGCATCCTCACGGCCTTGCCGACCAAACCGGTCGCCGTTTATCTCATTCCCTCCCAAACCGAGCAACCGGAAAAGGCCGGATTCCGGCAACTCGAATCGCACCGTTGGTGCCAAGCCTTGATGCATGCCCGACACGGCAAGTCCGTCCGGCTCGAGGGCCGAGATTGCACCTGTCCGGCGGCCGCGGCTGCCTTCGGATTCAAGCCCCTTCCGGAAGGCTTGGCCGACGGGACCGGGCTCGTCGGTTTCGGGATCGTTCGATCTGCGGCGACGGGCCGGAATATGTTCCTGGGCATGCCGCATCTGCCCTCCGGTGCCTTCCAGGCCTTGGAAGCATGCCCGTTGTCGGACGCGCCGTCACCGCCCGACGTTATTGTTTTGGAAGGCCCCCCGGAATCGCTGATGTGGGTAGCCCTCGCCGATCTCGATCTAGAGGGCGGCGCTCGACGGCGCACGGACACGGCTGTCCTGCAAGCTACATGCGTCGACGTTGTTGTCATACCATACCTCGAGCGCAGGCTGAACTTTTCCCTCGGCTGTTATGGCTGCCGCGAGGCGACAGACCTGAGGCCCGGGGAAGCGGTCCTGGGATTCCCGGGCGATCGTTTGCCGGCCATCGTCGCCGCTCTCCGCGCTCTTCAGGAGAAGGCGATCCCCAGATCCCGGGCTAAAGCCGTCTATCAACATCATCAAGAAAAGGAGAATTCTCATGAAGGAAAATGA
- a CDS encoding carboxymuconolactone decarboxylase family protein produces MKENDKSPIEILAEVSPIAAKTYMDQRAAVMDNPEAEALLAKTKLLIGIGVASALQSSTCTLMWVKQARHAGASEAEIAEALMTARLMKSATVNDTAAEAMQWLLDQRKEV; encoded by the coding sequence ATGAAGGAAAATGACAAGTCCCCGATCGAAATCCTGGCCGAGGTTTCGCCCATCGCGGCTAAAACCTACATGGACCAACGGGCTGCGGTGATGGATAACCCGGAGGCAGAAGCCCTCTTGGCAAAAACCAAGTTGCTGATCGGTATCGGAGTCGCTTCGGCTCTCCAATCGAGCACGTGCACCCTCATGTGGGTCAAGCAGGCCCGTCACGCAGGAGCCAGCGAAGCGGAGATCGCCGAAGCCTTGATGACCGCCCGCCTCATGAAATCCGCCACGGTCAACGACACCGCAGCCGAGGCCATGCAATGGCTGCTTGATCAGCGGAAGGAGGTTTGA
- a CDS encoding ferredoxin family protein — protein MAKDETWHGIPRKDIPWFPTVDADACIGCSLCYMTCGRSVYEMRDNKAVPVKAMNCMVGCSTCGTVCPVQAIGFPGHDMIWKLEREHKIFKVVHQEAKEKKAKQDAAKARAAAEDAVAKLTTRVRFEVAGEFGDKRFLIQLEEMIKEKPVDFINVRMDVPTVQGARQKTPSFMSFDATSTEQEDIQDFLPAVRDLIRRNGLTLVSENKL, from the coding sequence ATGGCAAAAGACGAAACGTGGCATGGTATTCCCCGTAAGGACATCCCCTGGTTTCCAACCGTGGACGCCGACGCCTGCATCGGTTGTTCGTTGTGCTACATGACTTGTGGACGGAGCGTCTATGAAATGAGGGATAACAAAGCCGTACCCGTCAAGGCCATGAATTGCATGGTCGGCTGCAGCACCTGCGGTACGGTATGCCCGGTGCAGGCCATCGGCTTCCCGGGCCACGACATGATTTGGAAGCTGGAACGCGAACACAAGATATTCAAGGTCGTGCACCAAGAAGCCAAAGAGAAGAAGGCGAAGCAAGATGCGGCCAAAGCCCGAGCGGCCGCGGAAGACGCCGTGGCCAAACTGACGACGCGCGTGCGCTTCGAAGTGGCTGGGGAGTTTGGCGACAAGCGCTTCTTGATTCAACTAGAGGAAATGATTAAGGAAAAGCCCGTCGACTTCATCAACGTACGCATGGACGTGCCTACTGTGCAAGGCGCGAGACAGAAAACGCCCTCGTTCATGTCCTTCGATGCCACTTCGACCGAACAAGAAGATATCCAGGACTTCTTACCGGCGGTGCGCGACTTGATCCGCCGCAACGGATTAACTCTGGTCAGCGAGAATAAGCTTTAG
- a CDS encoding cation diffusion facilitator family transporter: MNLPNGESFPPSETQRHASWFKERRFVFSLVLTGLIFLIEFIGGFWTGSLALLSDSAHVFLDAFALGLSYLAIRAAALPPNDRHTYGYHRLQVLAALANGATLLLIAVEILREAWSRFRHPAPISAGPMLVIAVLGLAVNLVVALALHKHDRNDLNTRSAFLHVIGDAVASIGVIGAGLAILITGAFWLDPLVSVLIGLLILLSSGRILKQSVHVLAEGMPEGMTASGITDVLRRMAGVIAVHDLHVWRVAPGYIALSAHVVIDDQFLSRTAVIMDALKKSLDKEFNIRHVTIQFECGDCGQGGASGPQP, translated from the coding sequence ATGAATCTACCGAACGGTGAGTCCTTTCCCCCTTCTGAAACCCAGAGGCATGCCTCCTGGTTCAAAGAGAGACGTTTTGTCTTTTCCCTTGTTCTCACCGGGCTGATTTTCCTGATCGAATTCATCGGCGGATTTTGGACGGGCAGCCTGGCCCTGCTTTCGGATTCGGCCCATGTCTTCCTGGATGCTTTTGCCCTCGGCTTGAGCTACCTCGCCATTCGCGCCGCGGCCCTGCCCCCCAACGACCGCCACACGTACGGGTACCACCGTTTGCAAGTGCTGGCGGCCCTGGCCAATGGAGCGACGCTGCTCCTCATCGCCGTGGAGATCCTGCGGGAAGCCTGGAGCCGCTTTCGCCACCCGGCCCCCATATCGGCGGGTCCGATGCTGGTGATCGCCGTCCTGGGACTCGCCGTCAACCTCGTTGTCGCCTTGGCCCTGCACAAACACGACCGGAACGATTTGAACACCCGCTCGGCCTTCTTGCACGTAATCGGCGACGCCGTCGCATCCATCGGGGTCATCGGGGCCGGCCTGGCCATCCTGATCACGGGGGCTTTCTGGCTGGACCCGCTGGTCAGCGTGCTGATCGGACTGCTCATCTTGCTCAGCTCGGGGCGCATACTCAAGCAATCCGTCCACGTCTTGGCCGAGGGCATGCCCGAAGGCATGACCGCGTCCGGCATCACTGATGTCCTGCGGCGAATGGCGGGCGTTATCGCAGTCCACGACTTGCACGTTTGGAGGGTCGCGCCCGGCTACATCGCCCTCAGCGCCCATGTCGTGATCGACGACCAGTTCCTCAGCCGAACCGCCGTGATCATGGACGCGCTTAAAAAAAGTCTGGATAAAGAATTCAACATCCGGCATGTCACGATTCAGTTTGAATGCGGCGACTGCGGCCAGGGCGGGGCATCCGGCCCGCAGCCGTAA
- a CDS encoding alginate export family protein translates to MIFDFGGQARIRYESDDGFTLKGYEPGGHDRLLLERVRLDLAARFKEGPRLFLQLQDAHAFLTRFTDDDFPQSNPITDTLDIRQFYVEWLRIGGSSIGFRVGRQQISYGDQRVFGPGNWGNTGRFAWDAAMLKIDAPGVWIDAWIGKYLTYKADVWPNHSIDHFLTFVGYGHVKELPFRLDFYYVFKRDSSGKVAGESGPGNLLSHSIGLQAEGQAFGFLDASATFTAQLGRYGKDTLRAFGASGKLGVTLPVAGKPRLGGQYTWGSGDSNPADGVHGTFDGVYGGRDIYFYGYLNLFFWANLRDAELDLSLELERHLLFNVEYHHFNLDQASDAWYTTGLKVQRRDPSGRSGTTLGDELDFRATWTLGGHLELMGGYGRFFPGRFVRNTGPASPAHWPFIQAAYSW, encoded by the coding sequence TTGATTTTTGATTTCGGCGGGCAGGCGAGGATAAGATACGAATCCGACGACGGGTTCACTCTTAAGGGCTACGAGCCGGGAGGGCACGATCGGCTTCTGCTCGAACGGGTCCGGCTGGACTTGGCCGCCCGGTTCAAAGAGGGACCTCGTCTTTTCCTCCAGCTCCAAGATGCCCACGCGTTCCTCACCCGGTTCACCGATGATGATTTCCCCCAGAGCAATCCGATCACTGACACGCTGGACATCCGCCAATTTTATGTTGAGTGGTTGCGCATAGGCGGAAGTTCGATCGGATTTCGTGTCGGACGGCAGCAGATCTCATACGGCGACCAGCGGGTCTTTGGGCCTGGCAATTGGGGGAATACCGGCCGCTTCGCCTGGGACGCGGCGATGCTGAAGATCGACGCCCCGGGGGTATGGATCGACGCCTGGATAGGCAAGTATCTGACGTACAAAGCCGATGTCTGGCCGAACCATAGCATCGACCACTTCCTGACGTTCGTCGGCTATGGGCACGTCAAGGAGCTGCCGTTCCGCCTCGATTTCTACTATGTCTTCAAGCGCGACAGCAGCGGAAAGGTGGCGGGGGAATCGGGCCCCGGCAACCTCCTTTCGCACTCGATCGGGCTTCAAGCCGAGGGTCAGGCATTCGGCTTTCTGGACGCGAGCGCAACCTTCACCGCGCAGCTTGGACGATATGGGAAAGACACCCTCCGCGCGTTCGGCGCGAGCGGGAAGCTCGGCGTTACGCTGCCGGTCGCGGGGAAGCCCAGGCTTGGAGGGCAATACACTTGGGGCTCGGGCGACTCGAACCCTGCGGATGGCGTACACGGGACTTTCGACGGAGTGTATGGAGGGCGCGACATTTATTTCTACGGGTATTTGAATCTTTTTTTCTGGGCGAATTTGCGAGACGCCGAGCTTGATTTAAGCCTCGAGCTGGAGCGCCATCTCTTGTTCAATGTCGAGTACCATCATTTCAACCTCGATCAGGCGTCCGATGCTTGGTATACGACGGGACTTAAAGTGCAGCGGCGGGATCCCTCCGGTCGCTCGGGAACGACACTCGGCGACGAGCTCGACTTTCGCGCGACCTGGACGCTTGGCGGCCACCTCGAATTGATGGGCGGTTATGGCCGATTCTTCCCCGGCCGCTTTGTGAGAAACACGGGACCTGCGTCACCGGCCCATTGGCCCTTCATTCAAGCCGCCTATTCCTGGTGA
- a CDS encoding sulfite exporter TauE/SafE family protein — MTTAHLVAFFAVLAVSVVFSMFGKGGGSLYTPVLVLLGYGVGSAISTSLFLNLVTALVATIVFARNKLVDFKFSSVFLPGTVAGSVLGALLSSRAPKNLLLGIFSVFLFGVGALMIFSTKRETQQPVRRLSLRLGGTIILFSFAVGVLSSLIGVGGGLIIFPFLVLYIRYSAQKAAGANAFIVTISSIVGSAGHLAVGHIEYVLIGVTAIAAALGSAVGSHVTVKASPSFVKVAFAFIMWFFAVEIILHLLKVI, encoded by the coding sequence GTGACGACAGCTCATCTCGTCGCATTCTTTGCGGTGCTGGCCGTATCGGTCGTGTTTTCCATGTTCGGCAAGGGCGGCGGTTCGCTCTACACGCCGGTTCTTGTCCTGCTCGGCTACGGGGTTGGCTCGGCCATCTCCACGAGCCTCTTTTTAAATCTCGTGACCGCCTTGGTCGCCACCATCGTCTTTGCGCGGAACAAGCTCGTGGACTTCAAATTCTCCTCGGTCTTCCTCCCCGGCACCGTCGCGGGTTCCGTCCTGGGGGCGCTGCTCAGCAGCCGGGCTCCCAAGAACCTCCTGCTCGGCATTTTCTCCGTCTTCCTCTTCGGCGTGGGCGCCCTGATGATCTTTTCGACCAAGCGCGAAACCCAACAGCCCGTGAGGCGCCTGTCGTTGCGCTTGGGGGGGACGATCATCCTCTTCTCCTTCGCGGTCGGAGTTTTGTCCAGTCTGATCGGGGTCGGCGGCGGCCTCATCATCTTTCCTTTCCTCGTTCTTTACATCAGATACTCCGCCCAGAAGGCGGCCGGCGCGAATGCCTTCATTGTCACCATTAGTTCCATTGTCGGAAGCGCGGGCCATTTGGCCGTCGGTCACATCGAATACGTGCTGATCGGCGTAACGGCGATCGCGGCCGCCCTTGGATCCGCCGTCGGTTCTCACGTGACCGTCAAGGCGAGTCCGTCGTTCGTGAAGGTGGCATTTGCTTTCATCATGTGGTTCTTCGCGGTCGAAATCATCCTCCACTTGCTGAAAGTCATATAG
- a CDS encoding FmdE family protein has product MINPKDYYEQGLMLHGHKCPAMPMGLRVGAAAMNALEVERAQDGQLLALIELGEDHCATCFADGVQTITGCTFGKGNIKKLHFGKWGVTLVETSTGRAVRVTPKAEAMLANKQTDFFKEYREKGIPASKVPPEVVEPLVQRVLAASDAALLSVGPVFKYIIPHRPHSFSSLVCDGCGEMVVEGYARIIGGKQVCIPCQERLTGARD; this is encoded by the coding sequence ATGATCAATCCAAAAGATTACTACGAACAAGGGCTCATGCTTCACGGCCATAAGTGCCCGGCCATGCCTATGGGCTTGCGCGTCGGCGCCGCCGCTATGAATGCTCTGGAAGTTGAGCGCGCCCAAGACGGCCAACTTCTTGCCCTCATCGAGCTCGGCGAGGACCATTGCGCCACCTGTTTTGCCGACGGGGTTCAGACGATTACGGGGTGTACGTTCGGCAAGGGCAACATCAAGAAGCTCCACTTCGGCAAATGGGGCGTCACGTTGGTCGAGACGTCGACCGGACGCGCCGTCCGCGTCACGCCGAAGGCCGAGGCCATGCTGGCCAACAAGCAAACGGATTTCTTCAAGGAATATCGGGAGAAAGGCATCCCGGCCTCCAAAGTTCCGCCCGAGGTTGTCGAACCGCTCGTCCAGCGGGTCCTGGCCGCTTCAGATGCGGCCCTTCTCTCCGTGGGGCCGGTCTTTAAATACATCATTCCGCATCGGCCGCACTCCTTCTCGAGCTTGGTCTGCGACGGGTGCGGCGAAATGGTTGTGGAAGGCTATGCCCGCATCATTGGCGGCAAACAAGTCTGCATTCCCTGTCAGGAAAGACTGACCGGAGCCAGGGACTGA